Part of the Henckelia pumila isolate YLH828 chromosome 2, ASM3356847v2, whole genome shotgun sequence genome is shown below.
AATTCCACGTATTAATTAGGAGAGTGACAAAATTTATCTAAATCCCGACCTATCTCGATCCCTcttatatgtgtgtgtgatatatgattatatatgagcaaatattaatttaattacttgCAAGTACTTCAAAATCTGACTAATTGGTATCATGTACTTTTGTCAACGCCAAGGATTATCTATACAGGACTTGGCTTGTCCGGAATTAGATATCACCTCATATTGCTTGATTAATACGAGGAAGGTTAAAGGTACACTAATTAAGCTATTATCTTAAATTATTCAACGCAAATGCTTTAATATCAAAGATCTGATAATTGATTAATCCTAAAGTCAACCTCCATTATATACAAACCCAAAATTAAATCATGTCTAGCTACATATATATACAACTATGATTAATTTTGATCACATATTTCTAAGTTTTGATTAAGTTTTGATGAGTTTcccgtgtgtgtatatatatatacgggaAACTCATCAAAATTCCTTAATTCTTAAAAATTaatgaatattaaaaaaattatatataaatcttCTTCTTATgatcaaaatatttaatattctGATACCTACCATatctattttgtatttttttccaTGTATTTTGTATCTAGAAAAACGGACATTTTCCTTGAAATGTTCATTTACAAAGTGTTatagatttttattaataaatagtTGAAAAGATAATCCGATAATTACTAATCTAGTCATGCATGCACGACCGTAGGAGAAAAGGGAAATTCATTGTGTATTTGGTCTGCTAATTAATTTGCTAATTAAAAGTTATAATTCTGAGGTTCAAAAATATACTCCTATATAATAGGTCGTTCTTAAAATAGTATATATGATGAGGAATTCCATGAACTATTAAATGATGTGTTGTGATCTTaaagtaatttttatttaagagttttgCAAGTTTTGTTTTGTTGCCGCGCCAGTCATTGAATTTCTTCGCATTTTATTTTTCAACGAGAAAATAATTGGCATATAatggaaaaaataataataagaagaaTCGAAACTATCGAGGTGTGCTTTGAAatggtaaaataaaataaataacggaTCCAAAAGAATTGAACggtcttataaaaaaaataaaaaataaaataaaaaaaattgaatggtaacggaaataattttattttcttggacCTTGATGTACAAATATTGTACATAGATCATACGGCCTATATATAGTCAACGACTCAACACATGAACCCACCCCGCACGCCTATTTCTTTCAcggtttttagaaaaaaaaaatactatataTCATGTTAGTTGTAACAATATATATCTACATATTAAATGCCCGAGATAATTCTCAACAACTTTTGAGGTTTATATTAGATAAATATTTAGGTTAACGcaaaagtaaaaatattttagtcGAGTTATAAATTACACTGAATAAGCTCTATAcatcatatatatttgaaaatttgttaGTAAAGATAATCGAACTTTTGATTATTTATCAAGTTGTAACAACATCTTACATATATACAACGTGATTGGACGATTGGACAATGTTGCTTGATAAAATGTACCTCATAAAAGCGCAGCATGTGTAGTGTATGTATACACACACATTACTaagaatttatttgaaattccaGGGATACAATCGAAACGTCAACGTAACGATGGTGTGCAAGTTGAGTCATTTGGGGAAACGTGTTAATTCTTAATCTCATTTAATGTTTTATTAATTACTTCCTTGAAACCCGATTAATATAGTAATATGGGTAACATCTTCCCCCCATACATTAACTATCCAACCTACGCCTTGGTGGATTCATTCCTTATTGGCTTATTCCATACATATATTCAACAGTTTAATATTAATTTGACTATGTATATTAGCATGTCCAAATCATTTTTGAAGTGTTGCATTTTACATTATATATTGGGCAAATTTCTCATTTCCCCACCTTTTTTTCCCCATAACACCAATCCTGGGACGAGTTGGAAGAGGAATTCCTAATTCTTACACGgataattaaattcaaaaaagaaaagaaaataggaAATCGGtgtgaaaaatgaaaattatgaCACCATTAATTATGTTAGTCACCTTTATGGGGTAAGTGAGATTCTACATGTACAGACATTGCTTCAATGCATATTTAAGATTTATCAATTATCAATACATGTCAGTTCTACTATTTTTTCACCGTTAAATATATCATTGGGTAGTTACCTGTAAAGGTAGAATTAAATTATCCCCTAAGGATGAACTCTGTCTCTCACTATATATCTAATTATCATTAGTTCAAACTCGTGGAGTCAATGTTTGACAATATAGAAAAAGCTATTTTGTTACAATAAGGAAATACaaaaaataagctgttaaagtgtttgaataaacttattttaaataacttaaaaatgttgatgtgtttggtattattAGATCTTTTTATCGTCGAAattatcaaaaaatatataattatatgaaaataatgtttcgagttatacatatatgaaaatagttttagaataaacatatattaaaaaataaaattgttataatattttattttagaaaaaattatgtgatttgtaatttttttaaaaaaaataatatttaatatttaatggctGGAGGATATGATGgggatttattaaaatatttaaggatattttagagagatagaatgttaaaataagatttttttgaaaaaagtacatcccccttacttttttaaaaacaacttataagctgtcaaacaacttattttgacaaTTTATAAgctgtttctaaaaaaatttaccaaacagatccgaagagcttttaagctctaaaacaacttaaaagctatttttaagagcttaaaagctctcccaaacactaagcttattaaaaaaaagcttataagctcctagtGCTTAAATGCtcttttacgagcttataagctgttagaacttattttaaaaataagctgttaaagtgtttggataaacttattttaaacaacttaaagatgttgatatgtttggtattataaaatctttttattgtcaaaattacaaaaaaagatataattatatgaaaataaaattttgagttatacacatacgaaaatagttttagaataaacatatattaaaatataaaattgttttaatattttattttagaaaaatttatgtgatttgtaattttttttaaaaaataatatttaatatttaatgggtggataatatgatggagatttatgaaaatattcaaggatattttagagatatagaatattaaaataagatctttttgaaaaaattacctcctcccttacttttttaaaaacgacttataagttgtcaaacaacttattttgacagcttataagctgtttttaaaaatttttgccaAACAAAATTTGTGagcttaaaagttttaaaacaacttataagctgtttgtAAGATCTTTTAAACTCTTCCATACACCCTCTAAGCTTATTTAAAactaggagcttataagctgttttaggagcttataagctgttagatcttattttaaaaataagctgttaaagtgtttggataaacttattttaaacaacttaaagatgttgatgtgtttggctttataagatctttttattgtcaaattACCAAAAGAGTATAATTATATGAAGGTGaagtaaatattatatatctacaaaaataatttaaaattttatgataaatgttaaaattaaataaaaactatttaatattttaatttatataaatcttacactgtgaattttttttaaaataatatatgtgttattttaaaattactcAATAATATCTTGATAGTATagcttttttttaattataagaaaatgatagaaaaaaaattatttaaaattatatatattattttatatttaaatatataaaaatagtatgctttgctttttttttaaaaaaaaatatttaatgttaAAATAGTATCTTGATAGTttagttttttaaattataaaaaaattatagaacaaaacattatttttttgacCGGGAACAAaacattattttaatatatataacaaattgATAAAGAAAACTGTAATTGAATATATTatgaaattgaaaaaaatatataaaaggaTAATATAGAAGGATAATAGTGggaaacaaaatattaaaataaaatattttcttaaaaagtAGGGGTGTatctacttttttaaaaacagtttataagctttcaaacaacttattttgacagcttataaactgttttaaaaaaaaattactaaacAGTTTTGAAGAGCTTAAAAGCTCCAAAACAGTCTATAAGCTATTTTTAAGAGCTTAAAAGTATCTTGTAAGATGGtctcaaaaaaaaaaccaatctATCTTGTCCATTTATGTTTTTCGCATTAAAAAAAACTAGAAAACATTGGTTACGTACTGGGCTTTACTAACTGGGCTTTACTAACTAATTGTATATTTTTAGTGGGCTTGGAGGAGTCTAATTTGGCCCATTCAACTACTACTTAAAAGTGGATTGTTCCCCCCATAATGGCATTCGCGCGATCAATTAGCAGTTGCAGAAGAGCAAGGGGAATACCTAAACGCCATGGCGGACGAAGACTATGAGATGGACGGAGGGTTCGTTAAATTCGTAATCCTATCGATTTTTATCTAATTTTCCTTTAATCTCCCTCAATAAACTTCGATAGCGCcacttttttttctttcttttttgccTCTCtgcgtgtttttttttttttttttggaattagGGTTTTTTTTAGGGCTTTTGGGTTTGTGCCCCCTTAATAATGTTAACTTAATTGATTTTTCTCAGCTACGAGGATGAGCCAATGGAACCCGAGATTGATGTGAGAATCTTATTTCCTTCTTTattgttatgtttttattttcgaTTATCATGGTGGGAAAATTAATAGGAAGGGGCGGAAGTTGAAGAAGATAATGACAATGAGGACGCTCCTGACGCGGTAGAAGGCGATGGAGATGAGAAACAGGAGCAGGAACCCGTTGAACGTCCTCGGAAAACTTCGAAATATATGACCAAGTACGAAAGAGCTAGGATTCTGGGCACACGGGCTCTGCAGATAAGGTCCGTTTTTATAGTGTGTTAATTTTTGGGACCGTGGACTGGAAAAGGTGcttaaattttgtttctttgagtTATTTTTGGGTTTTGAGAAACTCTTTCTGGCTTCGCAGCATGAATGCTCCTGTTATGGTCGAATTAGAAGGTGAAACTGACCCGCTCGAGGTAACATTGTCCATATTTGATAGTGCTTTTTTGGGCaagaatttatttaagtttttattttctttattatgCTGTTTGTGTTAAAAATAGTACGCAAACGTGTGTTTCTAATCTGTGGCTACAGTTCGTAATCCATCCGCAGAAGGCATTAAGTTCAATGTGGTAATCGGCATTTTTACAGTGATCTCTGAAGTTTTAGGGCCTTATTAAAACTTTATGACAACCACCCCAAATTGATTTTGTTTTAGTCATATCTTCgttgaatttcaaatttattgCTTTGGTTAATGGTTAGTAAGTTGGAACTTGCTTGCAACACAACCTCAATGAGATGCTAGTGCTATTTCGTTATGAAGGATTGTGTGTATTATGTTGGCTTGCTGTTTCCAAATCATATAATGAACTCTTGCTGATTGATTATTTCTTTTGTAGTTCCAATACTTGTTTATTGACTTATATTACTTGCTTCATGATAATGTAGTTTTATTTTCCCTTACTTTGTATTTGATGATTATACCATTTGGTTGGGCACCTTGACTGTTTAGTATCCCATTTTTTCTTAAATTGGGTCCGAACTGGATATTTACATTATGATAGTTAATATAGCTATAATTTTTTCTCCTTGCATCCCAATTAATGTCTTTGATTTGCATGAGAAACTCCAAAACCTCAATTTTTCACACGAATAGTGTTATTCTAGCAAATATTATTTGAGGAAGTACCAACTTATGTGATTGACTGTCACTTTGGGCGTGCATGGATTACATTTAACAAAAATGCTAGACTTGTAACTCTTCTTTCTGAATTCTGATCATTATATAAGCATGTACATGTGAGCAGCAGCCTTTGTCAACATGGGACTTTGTGTTACAAGTGACTTTTAAATTACATCGT
Proteins encoded:
- the LOC140883438 gene encoding DNA-directed RNA polymerases II and V subunit 6B, coding for MADEDYEMDGGYEDEPMEPEIDEGAEVEEDNDNEDAPDAVEGDGDEKQEQEPVERPRKTSKYMTKYERARILGTRALQISMNAPVMVELEGETDPLEIAMKELRQRKIPFTIRRYLPDGSYEDWGVDELIVEDSWKRQVGGE